One window of Chloroflexota bacterium genomic DNA carries:
- a CDS encoding HNH endonuclease, with the protein MAQVLVLNQNYEPLNICHPRRALVLVDGGKAEVLEVDGLVLRSPTREWRVPSVIRLNHLIKRPRPRVRLTRREIFLRDQHTCQYCGVRSKDLTLDHVVPKHRGGRHHWENLVSACRSCNHRKGGKTVEEAKMALRRSPFEPKATPQYLFQHYLDGNETWRKFIGEVAIAAPAAQPQGMV; encoded by the coding sequence GTGGCGCAGGTCCTCGTCCTCAATCAAAACTATGAACCGCTCAACATCTGCCATCCCCGGCGCGCGTTGGTACTCGTCGACGGCGGAAAAGCCGAAGTCCTCGAGGTGGATGGCTTAGTCCTGCGCTCCCCAACTCGCGAATGGCGCGTTCCGTCCGTCATTCGCCTGAATCACCTCATCAAGCGTCCGCGTCCGCGGGTGCGCCTCACGCGGCGTGAGATCTTCCTCCGCGACCAGCACACGTGTCAGTACTGCGGTGTTCGATCAAAGGACCTGACGCTCGATCACGTGGTGCCGAAGCACCGGGGGGGCCGGCACCACTGGGAGAACCTGGTGAGCGCCTGCAGGAGCTGCAACCATCGAAAGGGCGGGAAGACCGTCGAAGAGGCGAAGATGGCTCTTCGGCGCAGTCCGTTCGAGCCCAAGGCGACGCCGCAGTACCTGTTCCAGCACTATCTGGACGGGAACGAAACCTGGCGGAAGTTCATCGGCGAGGTCGCCATCGCAGCGCCGGCAGCGCAGCCGCAAGGGATGGTCTGA
- the gmk gene encoding guanylate kinase encodes MSDRRDGASAGTGLVFILSGPAGSGKTALARMLRTEEPTVHFCITATTRSPRPGERDGVDYLFYSEPEFLLRAERGEFLEFARVPPIVGNLYGTPEAEVYGPLSRGCDVFLQVDVQGARSVRAKIPTAVSIFLRPPDIDALRRRLSSRGTETNDDLERRLANAMVEMASEPEFTYTVINAEGRLSAAVAHVRAIMTIERARWRASRQNS; translated from the coding sequence TTGAGCGACCGTCGCGACGGCGCGAGCGCCGGGACTGGGCTCGTCTTCATCCTGTCTGGCCCGGCCGGGTCCGGGAAGACTGCCCTTGCTCGAATGCTTCGTACCGAAGAACCCACGGTCCATTTCTGCATCACGGCGACGACGCGATCGCCGAGGCCGGGCGAACGGGATGGCGTCGACTATCTCTTTTACTCGGAGCCCGAATTTCTTCTCCGGGCCGAACGCGGCGAATTCCTGGAGTTCGCCCGGGTGCCTCCGATCGTGGGAAATCTGTACGGGACTCCGGAAGCCGAGGTGTACGGGCCACTGAGTCGCGGCTGCGACGTCTTTCTCCAGGTCGACGTGCAAGGAGCGCGCAGCGTGCGCGCGAAGATTCCCACCGCCGTCAGCATTTTTCTTCGCCCCCCGGACATCGACGCTCTCCGGCGGCGGCTCAGCAGTCGCGGGACGGAAACGAACGACGACCTCGAGCGCAGGCTAGCCAACGCCATGGTCGAGATGGCGAGCGAGCCGGAGTTCACGTACACGGTCATCAACGCCGAGGGGAGGCTCAGTGCGGCGGTTGCTCACGTACGGGCAATCATGACGATCGAGCGGGCCCGATGGCGCGCCTCGCGGCAGAATTCGTGA
- the trxA gene encoding thioredoxin: MNCRPKSSEEASVAAPVHVSEESFEAEVLKATEPVLVDFWAEWCGPCRMVAPVLEEIAREQDGKLKIAKIDVDANGSFLGRFGIAGIPTMILFKNGKEVDRVVGFLPKPQLWAKVSKNLS, from the coding sequence ATGAATTGTCGCCCGAAGAGTTCAGAGGAGGCGAGCGTGGCAGCGCCGGTCCATGTATCGGAAGAATCGTTTGAAGCGGAGGTCCTTAAGGCGACCGAGCCTGTACTCGTTGACTTCTGGGCCGAGTGGTGCGGTCCGTGTCGAATGGTCGCGCCAGTACTCGAGGAAATCGCCCGCGAGCAGGATGGAAAGCTGAAGATCGCCAAGATCGACGTGGACGCGAACGGGTCCTTTCTCGGTCGATTTGGCATCGCAGGCATCCCCACCATGATCCTGTTCAAAAATGGCAAGGAAGTGGACCGGGTGGTTGGTTTCTTGCCAAAGCCGCAGCTCTGGGCGAAAGTTTCCAAAAACCTCTCCTGA
- a CDS encoding NFACT family protein: MSLDALALHAIRDDLNRDVLGGHVDSVWLMNPHAVCLEIFAGKKWFVVLAPDPAEPRVYVTAERPRRDTERVTPLLLLLRKHVRGARLVEVEQPRLERLLVCRFSTRIDGEPPRRVEMVLELMGRRSNLVLVDEDGAILDALTRLPPSINPSRPLLPHLRYTPPKGENKHDPRDPALGTILSAQAQATEVDAWRHVVALVSGFSPIASREVLARCACDPEGPANAIPDWGVVAEAIRELTGPVDTHAWSPTIAWDGEHVLGFAPYPLRQFPDAEVRACDTMSAAMTQLVDSHHGRKPMPFDRLRQPLIDGIASRLDALRRKRSSLERSLAMADRADELRSAGEAILASLHEIREGDVALTWNGRRIDLYPNLAGVENAQAYFRQYADARDAKTSVPPLLQQTETEIAYLEDMNIYVNGARDERELSSLRRELEDAEVLRPAKPRPLPKNRAQQAPTREGIVRRESVEGVEVLIGGSAAGNDTVTFRMARPGDLWFHARGRPGAHVVLRTAGSPITERHILASARIAASHCAAGDDDRIEVDYVERRFVRRVPGRLPGRATYRNAATVMVSPERPAAPLVRDRRAAAR, from the coding sequence TTGAGTCTGGACGCCCTTGCGCTGCACGCAATACGGGATGATCTGAATCGAGATGTCCTGGGCGGTCACGTAGATTCCGTCTGGCTCATGAACCCGCACGCCGTCTGTCTCGAGATCTTTGCCGGCAAGAAATGGTTTGTCGTGCTGGCCCCGGATCCGGCCGAGCCTCGCGTTTATGTTACCGCCGAACGCCCGAGGCGGGACACAGAGAGGGTCACGCCGCTCCTCCTTCTCTTGCGAAAGCACGTCCGCGGCGCACGGCTTGTTGAGGTGGAGCAGCCGCGGCTCGAACGCCTGCTCGTCTGTCGATTCAGCACGCGCATCGACGGGGAGCCGCCACGCCGAGTCGAGATGGTCCTCGAGCTCATGGGCAGGCGAAGCAACCTCGTCCTGGTCGACGAGGACGGCGCGATCCTGGACGCTCTGACCCGGCTTCCACCGTCTATCAACCCTTCTCGCCCGCTGCTGCCGCATCTTCGGTACACGCCACCCAAGGGTGAAAACAAGCACGATCCACGGGACCCCGCCCTGGGAACGATTCTCTCCGCCCAGGCGCAGGCAACGGAGGTTGACGCGTGGCGTCACGTCGTGGCGCTCGTATCGGGTTTCTCTCCGATCGCGTCGCGGGAAGTCCTGGCTCGCTGTGCATGCGATCCCGAAGGTCCAGCCAACGCAATTCCAGATTGGGGCGTCGTGGCCGAGGCCATCCGGGAACTCACCGGTCCCGTTGACACCCATGCGTGGAGTCCGACCATCGCGTGGGACGGCGAACACGTTCTCGGCTTCGCCCCCTACCCGCTTCGTCAATTCCCGGACGCGGAAGTTCGCGCGTGCGACACGATGAGCGCGGCGATGACGCAGCTCGTGGATTCCCACCACGGCCGCAAGCCGATGCCCTTCGACCGATTGCGCCAGCCGCTCATCGACGGGATCGCGAGCCGATTGGACGCGCTGCGGCGTAAGCGCAGCAGTCTGGAGCGGTCGCTCGCGATGGCGGACCGCGCCGACGAGCTTCGATCAGCGGGCGAAGCGATTCTCGCGTCCCTACACGAGATTCGAGAGGGCGACGTCGCACTCACCTGGAACGGTCGACGAATCGACCTGTACCCGAATCTAGCTGGCGTCGAAAATGCCCAGGCGTACTTCCGGCAGTACGCCGACGCCCGAGACGCGAAGACGTCCGTTCCGCCCCTCTTGCAGCAAACGGAAACCGAGATCGCCTATCTGGAGGATATGAACATTTATGTAAACGGCGCGCGCGACGAGCGCGAGCTTTCATCCCTTCGACGCGAGCTCGAGGACGCCGAGGTCCTCCGTCCGGCCAAGCCGCGGCCGCTTCCCAAGAATCGGGCGCAGCAGGCGCCAACGCGGGAAGGGATCGTGCGACGGGAGTCCGTCGAGGGAGTGGAGGTGCTGATCGGCGGTAGCGCGGCGGGAAACGATACCGTGACCTTCCGGATGGCCCGGCCGGGTGACCTCTGGTTCCATGCGCGCGGTCGGCCCGGCGCCCACGTGGTACTCCGGACCGCGGGATCACCCATCACGGAGCGTCACATCCTCGCCAGCGCGCGCATCGCCGCTTCGCACTGCGCTGCCGGAGACGACGATCGAATCGAAGTGGATTACGTCGAGCGTCGGTTCGTCCGCCGCGTTCCCGGCCGATTACCGGGACGGGCGACATACCGGAACGCCGCGACCGTCATGGTGTCGCCTGAGCGGCCGGCCGCACCTTTGGTGCGAGACCGGCGCGCCGCTGCGCGGTGA
- a CDS encoding O-antigen ligase family protein → MSAAVSRGVPFRELGTTQASWPALGICAVGVILVGFAPPFGFLLGALVLVGCAVSAPWVSVPLVLTTLPFSLHPRSIAGFEVSTTEIAIITTSCALLVREGWRRIPWPLASASSASALPLESATTGSIRAARPPLIDWFVAALIGSALISLTVTEYPRQSLRELRWLVVEPVLVLSLARATLRSPEHVRLTLWSFVATGALAGVVALTAMAAAGDLTTASSRAMAPYLSPNQLGMFLSRAGAVAAAIVLFAGPNNRTERRLSLAALAPIGAALARSLSLGAWIGFGVALVLEAALRGRRTAALVIAGLALIGALAVALAPRDRISERWDPASGTALSRVQIWTAAARMIADHPILGVGMDNFLYAYRGGYMLPESWREPNISHPHNWIMDFWLQLGIPGLAAFAASMGWTISAALRIARAGAASIDRQLGAAALGTTAILLTHGFVDNSYFLVDLATLWWVMIGLLIVRDADRRAGQLSAP, encoded by the coding sequence ATGAGCGCGGCCGTATCTCGCGGCGTGCCCTTCCGTGAGCTGGGGACCACGCAGGCGAGCTGGCCCGCCCTGGGAATTTGCGCAGTTGGCGTCATCCTCGTCGGGTTCGCGCCGCCCTTCGGCTTCCTGCTCGGCGCTCTCGTTCTCGTCGGCTGCGCCGTGTCCGCGCCATGGGTCTCCGTTCCTCTGGTCTTGACAACGCTTCCCTTCTCCTTGCACCCGCGTTCCATCGCGGGATTCGAGGTATCGACCACCGAGATCGCCATTATCACAACTTCATGTGCGCTCCTTGTCCGCGAAGGGTGGCGCCGGATTCCGTGGCCGCTCGCTTCGGCCAGTTCAGCGAGCGCGCTTCCCCTCGAATCGGCGACGACCGGATCCATCCGCGCGGCGCGGCCACCTCTCATCGATTGGTTCGTGGCCGCCTTGATCGGGAGCGCCCTGATATCGCTGACCGTGACCGAGTATCCGCGGCAGAGCCTTCGGGAGCTCCGCTGGCTCGTCGTGGAGCCGGTTCTCGTCCTTTCCCTTGCGCGCGCGACCCTTCGGTCGCCGGAGCACGTCCGCCTGACCCTCTGGTCCTTCGTGGCGACCGGCGCTCTCGCCGGCGTGGTCGCGCTCACCGCGATGGCAGCGGCGGGAGATCTCACCACCGCGAGTTCTCGGGCCATGGCGCCCTACCTCTCGCCCAACCAGCTTGGCATGTTCCTGAGCCGAGCGGGAGCCGTTGCCGCGGCAATCGTCTTGTTCGCTGGCCCCAACAACCGCACCGAGCGACGGCTCAGCCTCGCCGCTCTCGCCCCGATTGGGGCGGCTCTGGCCCGCTCGCTATCCCTTGGCGCGTGGATCGGCTTTGGCGTGGCGCTGGTTCTCGAGGCGGCGCTGCGCGGCCGCCGGACGGCGGCGTTGGTCATCGCTGGGCTCGCCCTCATCGGCGCGTTGGCCGTCGCCCTGGCGCCGCGCGACCGGATCTCCGAGCGATGGGACCCCGCCAGCGGCACCGCGCTGAGCCGAGTCCAAATCTGGACCGCTGCGGCGCGAATGATCGCCGACCACCCCATCCTCGGCGTCGGCATGGATAATTTCCTGTACGCCTATCGTGGCGGGTACATGCTCCCCGAATCGTGGCGCGAGCCCAATATCTCCCACCCGCACAACTGGATTATGGATTTCTGGCTTCAGCTCGGTATCCCAGGGCTGGCGGCCTTCGCGGCATCCATGGGATGGACGATCAGTGCGGCGCTCCGCATCGCGCGAGCCGGGGCAGCCTCAATCGATCGCCAGCTCGGGGCCGCGGCGCTCGGCACAACGGCAATTCTGCTCACCCATGGTTTCGTCGACAACAGCTATTTTCTGGTGGACCTGGCAACGCTGTGGTGGGTCATGATCGGGCTCCTGATCGTTCGCGACGCGGATCGTCGCGCTGGCCAGCTGTCAGCACCGTAA
- the cobU gene encoding bifunctional adenosylcobinamide kinase/adenosylcobinamide-phosphate guanylyltransferase: MARLAAEFVSRSPERRVVLVLGGARSGKSAYAQRLAQRSPPVLFVATATPGDAEMRVRIEAHRSARPSTWTTLEAPLSLAHAISARGIVRGTVLVDCLTLLVSNHLMAGTRGADAEPGDREHLPNDVRVEEMVDVSSRIQSEIHELLRVTARAKANLVAVSDEVGMGIVPSYQSGRVFRDLLGMANQQLAGVADSVYLMVAGIPVDLKSLASANEITGVESGEAWGVPSD; the protein is encoded by the coding sequence ATGGCGCGCCTCGCGGCAGAATTCGTGAGCCGCTCGCCCGAACGCCGCGTCGTCCTCGTGCTCGGCGGAGCGCGAAGCGGAAAGTCGGCATATGCCCAGCGGCTCGCCCAGCGTTCTCCTCCCGTTCTCTTCGTCGCCACGGCGACCCCCGGAGACGCGGAGATGCGCGTGCGCATCGAGGCCCATCGATCTGCGCGGCCGAGCACGTGGACGACGCTGGAGGCCCCGCTGTCCCTCGCCCACGCGATCTCCGCGCGGGGTATCGTCCGAGGCACGGTTCTCGTCGATTGCCTGACCCTGCTCGTTTCAAACCATCTGATGGCGGGCACGCGCGGTGCCGATGCGGAGCCGGGAGACCGCGAGCATCTCCCGAATGATGTCCGGGTCGAAGAAATGGTCGACGTCTCTTCGCGTATCCAGTCCGAGATTCACGAGCTGCTGCGCGTTACGGCCAGGGCGAAGGCCAACCTGGTCGCGGTCTCGGACGAGGTTGGGATGGGGATCGTGCCGTCGTACCAGTCGGGCCGCGTGTTCCGCGACCTGTTGGGCATGGCCAATCAGCAGCTCGCTGGCGTGGCAGATTCTGTGTATCTCATGGTGGCTGGCATCCCGGTGGACCTGAAGAGTCTCGCGTCTGCGAACGAGATCACCGGCGTGGAAAGCGGTGAGGCATGGGGGGTGCCGAGTGACTAG